The following is a genomic window from Halodesulfovibrio marinisediminis DSM 17456.
TCCTTCCTGCAAAAACTTCTTGTAGGAATCAACCTGCAAGTTGAGAAGATGCGGGATAGGAAGCGTTACTTCGATTTTACCAAATTTTTTATAAAGTTGGCCCATATTTACACCTCAAAAGAGACGGTTTGCCAAAGATGATGCCACTGCGGCTAAGAAGCATCGGAAAATGGCGCGTTTGCTTAACCTAAGTCGGCGGATTATCTCCGAAACGGATACATAAGCATGCGAAAAACGGTGCCCGATGGACTGAGGTGTCCGAAAAGATTGGGCAAACGGTAGGTGCTGCTTGAAGCATGCAAATTCAGCAGCAGAAAGCAGAACATGTCCGCACGGTCATGCTCTGTATTAAGTGAAAAAATTCGGAATGGTAAACGTTCGGAAATGGTCAGCAACGTGTCGCCCAATTGTTAATTAGCGTTACGTAACAAAGACAAGTCGACCAAATGCGTAATCTAGTCTACTGCCAGATTTAATGCAAGCTTTTTTTTGATCTACCCCTGTACATCAGAGCTAATAAAACGCGGACGAGAAAAAATCCTCGCCCGCGCCTGAATTCGCTTCAGCAGTAAAAGTAGAATTACTTAACTTCTACTTCTGCGCCTGCTTCTTCGAGAGCTTTCTTAGCAGCTTCAGCATCTTCTTTAGATACAGCTTCTTTGAGAGCTTTAGGAGCGCCGTCTACAGCTTCTTTAGCTTCTTTGAGGCCAAGACCGGTGAGAGCGCGAACTGCTTTAATAACAGCAATTTTGTTGCCGCCAGCAGCTTTGAGGATAACATCAAACTCAGTTTTTTCTTCAGCTGCTGCGCCACCATCTGCTGCTGGAGCTGCTGCTACTGCTGCTACTGGAGCTGCTGCGGAAACGCCGAAGGTTTCTTCGAGTTCTTTGATGAATTCAGAAAGTTCGAGTACGGTCATGTTAGAGATAAATTCTACAACCTGTTCTTTGGTCACGGACATGGTAGTCTCCTTAAATATTATTGGCTTAATTGTTTTTTAGTTAATACACGTTCTGCTTATGCAGCTTCTTTCTGATCTTTGATAGCGTTCAAAGCGTAGAGGAAGTTGCGCAGGATGTTG
Proteins encoded in this region:
- the rplL gene encoding 50S ribosomal protein L7/L12, which produces MSVTKEQVVEFISNMTVLELSEFIKELEETFGVSAAAPVAAVAAAPAADGGAAAEEKTEFDVILKAAGGNKIAVIKAVRALTGLGLKEAKEAVDGAPKALKEAVSKEDAEAAKKALEEAGAEVEVK